The sequence below is a genomic window from Dehalococcoidales bacterium.
AGTTGGGGCATATTCCCTGCGTCGCCGGTCTTCCATTCTTCATGGTTATCGCCCTGGCGTCCTTCATCTCACGCTTGGTTCGGCACTTTACACAGTAAGCCTGCATCTGGTCACCCCCTTTTTACTAAACAGGTTAATCCACACGGTTGTAGAAGTCAATCACCTGATAGTTGGATTTGCTGCTGCTACGAGAGGGGAAATCTGTGCTGCGTCAGCTCTTCCTGGCTTCAGCAGCCGGTTGCGGGTTCCGTTTGAAAAGGCTGCTCCACTTTCCTTCTTCCCAGACTACCAGCAGGTTGGGGGCAATGCAGACCGAGCTGAAGGTTCCTGCGATGACACCGATTAGCATTACCACGGCAAAGTTTTGGATTGATGCCCCGACAAAAAGAAGCATGGCCAGGATGACAAACAGCGTGGTCAGGCTGGTGTTCAGGGAGCGGCTTATGGTTTCAGCAATGCTGTTGTTCACTACCGTCTTGAAGTCCGTGCTGACTCTCCGGCTTAAATTCTCCCGTATTCTATCGAAGACGACCACGGTATTGTTGACACTGTAGCCGACGACGGCCAGAATACCGGTAATGAACATCAGGTTAATCTCCCAGCCGAACATGCCGCCGAGGACGGCAAAGACCCCCAGCGCTACCAGAATATCGTGTCCCAGACCTATTAGGGCGCAGGCACCATAGCGGAAGGGTTTGGGCATTCTACGGAATGCCCAGGTGATGTAGAGCAGGATCCCGACTGCGGCTACCGCGATGGCAATGCCGGCATTGCGGGCCGTTTCAGAGGCTACCATCGGTGATACCGAGTAGAACTCCGATTCGGTGGTTGCTCCGAATCTATTCTGCAGGGCATCCTCCAGATCTGTTTTTTCTTCGCCGGAGAGTTCTTCGGTACGGATAAGGAAACCGCCCTCCCCGGTCTGTTGAATCAGAGCGCCGGGATAGCCGGCGCTGGCCATCTCTTCCTGCAATTCGCTCTTGACTACTGTCTGTTCGAAGCTGACTGTCAGCATAGAGCCGCTGCTGAGCTCGATACCGGGTTTGAGCCCGAAATTGGCCAGAGAGATGATGCTGAAGAGAATGATTATCCCTGCGGCGACGAAGAACCAGAACCTTTTTCCTACAATATCAGTCATGTTCTTTCCCTGAATAAACTCTGAATAGTGAACTCTTCTGCGCCAGGCGGGTACCGGCGAATGTACGCAGGAAGGTGCGGGTAACCACAACCGCACTGAACATGCTTACCGCTACCCCGATGGCCAGGGTTGTGGCGAAGCCCATCACCGGAGCGCTGGCGATAATGCTGCTGCCCAGCCAGTAGAGGATGCCGCAGACAATGAAGGTGGTTATGTTGCTGTCCCGAATTGCCGGCCAGGCCCGGCTGAAGCCGGTCTCAATAGCAGACGCCAGCGGTCGACCCAGCCGCAGTTCTTCTTTCATCCGTTCGAAGATAAGAACATTGGCATCTACTGCCATACCTATGGACAGTATGAAGCCGCCGATGCCGGCCAGAGTGAGGGTAACCGGTATCAACTTGAATATCGCCAGCACCGACGCCGCATAGAATAGCAAAGCGGCGCTGGCGAGAGCTCCCGGCAGGCGGTAGTAGATCATCATAAATACCATAACCAGTATCAGGCCGATTATCCCTGCCTTAAGGCTCATATCGACAAAGTCGGCGCCCAGGATGGGGGATACCTTCTGTTCATAGACGGGGATCAGCGGCACCGGAATACGGCCGGCATTGAGTTGTTTGGATAATGTCATGGCCTCGTCGATGCTTAAACCTGTGATTACTCCGCTATCGGTGATTACGTTGCTGACAACAGGTGCGATCGGTCCGCCGTCTTCTCCCGAACGGAGCGTATCATCGCCTTCGAATATACCCAGGCGCTTATTGAGCAGACGTGTAGTGATTATTTGGGAAAGCTCGCTGCCTTCTTTATTCCATTGAAAGACAAGTTGTATTCTTCCTAATTCATCCTGGGCTACATAGGTGTTTTCCCTAAAGAAGGCACTGCTTAGCACTACCTCTGTGCCGTCAATATCTGCTGCCGCCGGTTTCCATCTACCCAGCTCATTTTCCCATTTGGCCTCTTCTTCATCGGCGGCAAGTTCCCCGAACTCTAGTATGGCTGTACGCGAAAGCCTCTCCTTTTCTTTATCGGTCATGTTAAGCCCGGGTAACTGTACTGCTATGCGGTTTTCCCCTAATTTTTGAATAACCGGCTCGGTTACTCCCAACGGATTGATTCGGTTAGTGAGAACGTCGATTACGCCATCGATAATGCCGGATTCCTCACCCGGCTCTACCTGGGACAGATCCGCCTCATATACCAGGTGTATACCGCCCTGCAGGTCAAGCCCCAGTCGTAGCCCTTTCTGGCCAAGCACCCCCTTGTCAACGGGTATCACGACAAGCATGGCCAGGGCGAAGAGAATACCGATTATGATGAGGGGGACCCTATTTTTCCTGTTCATCCCTACTCCGCTTTATTCTCCAGGTGCTTCCGAATATAGGATAACGCTTCCTCTCTGGTCTTTAACTCGCCTGAGGCATGGGCTTCGCGTATCAGTTCCAGCAGGTTGCCTATTCCGGGTCCGGGGCTCAAGCCAAAGATATCGATCAGGTCGTTACCGTTGATCAGGCCGGGCGTGGAGACCAGCGTCTCCTGCTCGGAGTGTTCGTTCAGTACATAGTCCACTATCCGGGTATGCTCCCGCCATCCATCCGGGTTGAGGTTAGGGCCCCTGGTAGCCAGGTGGTCGGCCAGACTCAGGAATAGTGTGTCGACTCCGGCATCACCGGTATCCCGGAAGTAGCGGTAGATGGCCCTTTGTGTGGGAAGGATCCCGCTCTGGCTAATCTGGGTTGGTCTCAGGTGGTGTTCCACCATAGTCTCTACCAGCTTAATCTCTTTATTGCTGAACCTCAGCCTTTCCAGAATACTATTGCTGGCCGTCGCTCCTTCTCTGGCGTGTCCCAGAAAACGCATTCGGCCGCTGCTGTCAATAGCTTTGGTCTGTGGTTTGGCGATGTCGTGGAGAAGCGCCGCCATCTTGAGTATCAGTCTCCTTGTGCTGCCGCTGCTTACTCCGGTGTTAAAGTGTTCTTCCATCTCCACCGACCAGGGTACCATGTTCAAAGCTTCTCTGTCGGCGTACTCCCAGCTTCCCTGCCGGAGTATAAAATCAACCGCCGCCACCGTCTTGAGGGAGTGGTCAAAGACATCCCAGAAGTGTTCCGGGGGTTGTCCCACACCCTTTTCCTGAGCT
It includes:
- a CDS encoding DUF5679 domain-containing protein — its product is MQAYCVKCRTKREMKDARAITMKNGRPATQGICPNCGTKMFRIGKR
- the secF gene encoding protein translocase subunit SecF yields the protein MTDIVGKRFWFFVAAGIIILFSIISLANFGLKPGIELSSGSMLTVSFEQTVVKSELQEEMASAGYPGALIQQTGEGGFLIRTEELSGEEKTDLEDALQNRFGATTESEFYSVSPMVASETARNAGIAIAVAAVGILLYITWAFRRMPKPFRYGACALIGLGHDILVALGVFAVLGGMFGWEINLMFITGILAVVGYSVNNTVVVFDRIRENLSRRVSTDFKTVVNNSIAETISRSLNTSLTTLFVILAMLLFVGASIQNFAVVMLIGVIAGTFSSVCIAPNLLVVWEEGKWSSLFKRNPQPAAEARKS
- the secD gene encoding protein translocase subunit SecD, whose protein sequence is MNRKNRVPLIIIGILFALAMLVVIPVDKGVLGQKGLRLGLDLQGGIHLVYEADLSQVEPGEESGIIDGVIDVLTNRINPLGVTEPVIQKLGENRIAVQLPGLNMTDKEKERLSRTAILEFGELAADEEEAKWENELGRWKPAAADIDGTEVVLSSAFFRENTYVAQDELGRIQLVFQWNKEGSELSQIITTRLLNKRLGIFEGDDTLRSGEDGGPIAPVVSNVITDSGVITGLSIDEAMTLSKQLNAGRIPVPLIPVYEQKVSPILGADFVDMSLKAGIIGLILVMVFMMIYYRLPGALASAALLFYAASVLAIFKLIPVTLTLAGIGGFILSIGMAVDANVLIFERMKEELRLGRPLASAIETGFSRAWPAIRDSNITTFIVCGILYWLGSSIIASAPVMGFATTLAIGVAVSMFSAVVVTRTFLRTFAGTRLAQKSSLFRVYSGKEHD
- a CDS encoding HD domain-containing protein translates to MKLLAEIKSTDSEKNTAKKAPGGFFDRLIDSRFLPLLTRLSHLLTERQVPSYIVGGFIRDMLLKRDTADIDIAVSADALEIARGVATALDGKYIPLDAVNRIGRVVLTGKEVPYASGQCELDFSTFAGSIEEDLRQRDFTIDAMAIELSRLEKSRAGFTIIDPFQGQRDLEQGIIRVVTRSAFESDAARLLRAIRLAYELGFTIDGETETLMKRHCHLIAGIAGERVREEMLLLLTVTQTGAVLTYLDRIGLLTAIIPELAQEKGVGQPPEHFWDVFDHSLKTVAAVDFILRQGSWEYADREALNMVPWSVEMEEHFNTGVSSGSTRRLILKMAALLHDIAKPQTKAIDSSGRMRFLGHAREGATASNSILERLRFSNKEIKLVETMVEHHLRPTQISQSGILPTQRAIYRYFRDTGDAGVDTLFLSLADHLATRGPNLNPDGWREHTRIVDYVLNEHSEQETLVSTPGLINGNDLIDIFGLSPGPGIGNLLELIREAHASGELKTREEALSYIRKHLENKAE